Below is a genomic region from Ziziphus jujuba cultivar Dongzao chromosome 7, ASM3175591v1.
CTCTTACGATACCTGATAACAAAAGGTGCATAAGTGCTTCAATTGCATAATGCAGTCAAAGAATGCAAAGACAGAATGAGAAACGGAAACAAAACATACTGCCTTAGACTTCCAGATGTGAAAAGCTCGGTAATCATGTTAACAGTTTTCTGCTTATCATCCACCCAGGAACTATATAACTTAATTATATTCTCATGTTTCAATGATTTCAGTAGATGAACTTCAGAATATAACTTCTCCAAATCTCCTGGTGACTGCAACACAACATCGATTCTCACTTGATTCCAAGCAACTTCTATTCCATCAACCTCATCAAATGCCCTATAACTGCAAAAATCAGAAAAAGGAACCCGAGCAGAATCAATTGAAGTTAGCTAGATGTTTCTTGCTAAAGAGAACGCATTCCTGGAAAAAAGAATCCCATAAATAAACCTAAAAAGCTATGGAAAatcattaagaaaaataataaataaataaaggatataCAGTCTCGGAACCTACACGGTCTTGAAAGCACCCTTGCCCAAGATTTCATTGTACTGTtgccaaataaaaaaagcaattataaaaagtaataaaaaatggaatgactgtattaccaaaaaaaaaaaaaaaaggaatgacTGGATGATTATACTaacaaaggaaaacaaaaatctttaaaaagaaTCCCATccataataacaacaaaaagaTGACATAAAAAGTTTGCATTAACTGGTAACCCATCCACAATCAGTTGAATTACTGGCTAAAAGGAcaatttaaatttgtaaaacgagtacatcaaattttaaaaaatatgtgaattgaGCACAAAGAAGTTCCTAGCAAGTAAAAAGCCAGAGAATTGGAATCGTATATGTAAGGGGTAAGAATTTTATacgtacaataataataataataatgcataaTGCATATCGTAATATATACCCGCACATATCTACTACATGGATCTTTCTCTACAATCTTCATGTTCCCATCGGGAGGCTCCTTTTCTGCTAGCATTCCATTAATTTCTTGCAATGCCAAGCCACTGCCTGTATTCATTTTCTGCCAAGAACCAAACAGCAACCAGAAGAAAGGACAATGGAAGAATATCGAAACGTTTCCTTCTGAAAATTGTTTGTGGgtcaattataatatatatatattttttcttttttgtgtttgtatattttttcttttttttcttttataaactaTTATCAAGGAAATCGTCGTTGATCGACCTTGGCTGAAATCAGACAACGACGACTCCGCTCAGAGAACGCTTCGGAGGCAATGCAAAAGGAATCGAATGCCGATTCCACACGCAATCGGCATTCGATGGCAGAGGAATGAGGCAATGAACTACCGACGACGACGAAGTTCAAAACCTCACCTTCCATAACACAAGATTTGTCCATCCTCACACCAAATCCAGCACGATCCACTTCTCAAAAACCATCATTGTCACCAACCCAGCCcccaccacccccccccccccccccaaaaaaaaaaaaaaaaagaaaaaaaaaaggaaaaaaaaaaaagaaagactgaaagtaaaatggaaatttttttttggaattgacCCAAATCAGAAATGAAGGTGTAAACGGAGGATTTAAGAGGACGAGAAATTTGGGAAAAGGAATAATGAGAATGCAAAGAGATTTGCgctgaaagagagagagagagagtcagagAAAGCAAGCCGTTTGTATTTGTGAAATGGAATAGAACAAGGACACTGTGGATTATTCCCATTTTTGAAATTGGACTGGTGCGAAACTCAAGGTACGAACGCACACTTGTTTGGTGAATTCGGTCAACTCCATGATTCACCACCAGCTTTGCTCATTTTTGGATAGACTTTCCTACTGTACAACACGGCACGACGCCGTTTCCATCTCTTCTTGATTGGACACGAACCAACAAAAGAAAGTCAGTTCCTTTTTGCACGTAAAGCAACTTGGTGTCGTGGTGTAGTTGGTTATCACATCAGTCTAACACACTGAAGGTCTCCGGTTCGAGTCCGGGCGacgccatttttctttttttttgcttttttttttcattcatttttcccTTCTACCGAGTACGACGTCGTCTCATCTAGTCGCCGACGAAACAGTTGCACGGTGCTCCATGGACCATCGTATGCACACGTAATTTCACCACTCGCCCCTTCCGCGGTTCCAGCTCCTTGTGTGTCAAAAATGTTGGTGGGGGTAGTTATTCAGTGAATCACTCTCATCGTACTCCAAGCTCCGCCTcaaactctctcttttttatttttttcccctaacaGTTCTCCGTTTGCCCACTGAATTTTCTCCCACTTTCTCgggaaaagtgaaaaaaaaaaaaaaggaagaaaacccCAAATGGAAGCTCAAAGATGGATAAGAGGCTCCAGAACCAAACAAAAAGCTGACCTCGCTGGAGTCCTCCGAAAGTCGTGGTACCATTTAAGGCTCTCAGTCAGACACCCTTCTCGTGTTCCCACCTGGGATGCCATTGTTTTGACTGCAGCTAGCCCCGAGCAAGCCGAGCTCTACGAATGGCAGCTCAACCGCGCCAAGCGGATGGGCCGAATCTCTCCCTCCACCGTCACCCTAGCCGTCCCCGATCCCCTCGGCCAGCGTATCGGCTCCGGCGCTGCCACTCTCCACGCCATTCACGCCCTCGCCGCCCATTACCACCAGAAGCTCGGCATTTCTCTCGCCCCGCAGGTAGTGCTTTGATTCATCATTCATTGTTCTTCTTGTTACTATTCAAGGTTTGGACTTTTCAGTACTTCTGAATTTTTAAAACTGTAAATGCCCAGAGAATTTCCTAAAGATTGGAAATTcgttggtttattttattttattttcggaataattttattgatttactaGAATCCCATTTGATGTTTCCATGAAATTTTTACTTAGTATATATGCACATTCACTGTATGAATGTACACGGATGACTCTACTTCGGTAATATTGTGATCTAAGAAAAATCGTAATGGACTGAACTTGAGACCCTGACATATCAAGTCATTCTATTCACAAGGGGCCACAAGGAGGACAGTCTTTCACTAAACAGCGACGCAGCTAGCAAGCGTCACATAAATGCATTACCTTGTTTAACCTGGATATGCAATTTGATAGAGTCTAGCTAAACGTATTTGTCAAATGAACCTTATGTTTTGCTTCATAGATAAAATGAGTTTCTAGTGCTCATCATTTCTTGCAGCCGCTATAAGGAGCCCATATTGCTTCTTGATGATACTTTTTTGGTTGCTGGTTTTGATTTAATGTTCAGGAACAGCAGATGGCAGCAACTGATAACGGCATTTCTGAAGCTTCTGTGGTGCATGAGAGTTCCAAAGATGAAAATCTCTTCCTGCCAATGGTTAGCTTCATTGCTAAAAGGCATATACTATTGCTTCATGCTGGAGGTGACTCTAAAAGGGTCCCGTGGGCAAACCCAATGGGAAAGGTTTTCCTGCCTCTTCCATATCTAGCAGCAGATGACCCCGATGGGCCAGTTCCACTGCTGTTTGACCATATACTGGCAATAGCTTCATGTGCAAGACCAGcctttaaaaatgaaggttatTTGTTCTGTCTGTTTCATTGGGTTGAAACTTGGCAGTGCGTTCACTGTCAAAAATTTTAATCACAGTTCACTTCCTTTACATTTAAAATTCTTAATCTGTGTGGGGATTCCATATTTAACGGGTCTAAATCTGTTATCAACACTTGGGCTTTGGTTCAATCCATATAGAGGTACATGGAGTTGCAATGGTTGTTAAGTTCAATTTTTCCAACGAAAGCAAGAGAATGTGCAAAGAAATGGTCTTGTTAATTTGAGGTGTATGATGATGCTAACTAGTAATGCATGTATCTTATGCTAATCTTTATCTTTGTTTTGTTGAAAACATTCAGGTTGGGCCTGTTGTTTGAGGTTGCTCAGATCATCTCTCATAACATGTTGAAGATGTACTTACACAGCATTTATTTATCTTCTCAGGTGGGATATTTATCATGACTGGAGATGTTCTTCCATGTTTTGATGCCTTCACCATGAATCTCCCAGAGGACACTTCCTGCATCATCACTGTTCCTATAACCCTCGATGTTGCTTCTAACCATGGTGTTGTTGTGGCATCTAAGAGTGGGAATCTGGAAAAAAGTTATAATGTCAGTTTGGTTGACAATCTCTTACAAAAACCTAGTTTGGAGGAGCTTTCCAAGAATAAGGCAATCCTAGAAGATGGTAGAACACTTCTTGACACAGGAATAATAGCAGTTAGAGGAAAAGGGTGGCTGGATCTAGTTACAGTTGCATTGGCATTCCAACCAATGATTTCAGAACTTCTAAAGAGCAGAAAAGAGGCAAGTTACAATATTTGGTTTGTTCCTGGAACCCCCCATAATGACAATCACAAAGTTTTCTTCCTCCATAGTTGATGACTTTATAAATCTTTATATTAATCCCATATTGATATCATTATACTTTCTTCAGATTAGTCTTTATGAAGATCTGGTAGCAGCTTGGGTACCTGCAAAACATGAGTGGTTGCGGCAACGCCCTATGGGTGAAGAACTGGTCAACAGATTAGGAAAGCAGAAGATGTTCAGCTACTGTGCATGTATATTAGACTCAAGTTGCAGCTTATGAGGATACTAATCTTATTGTTCCCTTCAATCATTGTAAGatctatatgatttattaaatatttgtcaattccttttttattttactgcAGATGATTTGCTGTTTTTACACTTTGGAACGTCAAGTGAAGTCTTAGATCACTTAAGTGGGACTGGTTCAGAACTTGTAGGTCGAAGACATTTGTGTTCTATCCCTGCAACCAATGTCTCTGACATTGCATCATCTGCTGTTGTTCTTTCTAGCAAAATTGCACCTGGTGTCTCAATTGGGGATGATTCTCTTGTGTATGATTCATCCATTTCCAGTGGAATACAAATTGGCTCCCTTTCCATTGTTGTTGGTGTTAATGTTCCAAAAGTAAATGATACAACTGAAAACCCATTTAGGTTCATGCTTCCTGATCGCCATTGTCTTTGGGAGGTCCCATTAGTAGGATGTACTGAAAGAGTCATAGTGTATTGTGGCCTTCATGATAACCCCAAAGATTCACTGTCTAAGGGTGGAACTTTCTGTGGGAAACCCTGGAGGAAGGTATTGTTTGATTTAGGAATTCAAGAAAGAGACCTATGGAGCTCAAGTGGCAATCATGAAAAGTGCTTATGGAATGCAAAAATATTCCCTATTCATTCTTACTTTGAGATGCTTAATTTGGCATCATGGTTGATGGGCTTAAGTGAGCTAAAATCTGAGCAATTGCTTGCTTTATGGAGAAGTTTGCGCCGTATTAGTTTGGAAGAGTTACATAGAtcaattgatttttcaaaaatgtgtACAGGCTCTAGTATTCATCAAGCTGATCTTGCTGCTGGAATTGCCAAAGCTTGCATTAATTATGGCATGCTTGGGCGGAACCTGTCTCAATTGTGTGAAGAAATTCTTCAGAAGGAAGTTTTGGGACTTGAAATTTGCAAGGACTTCCTTGACATGTGTCCGAAGCTTCTAGAGCAGAACTCTAAAATACTTCCAAAAAGCCGAGCATTCCAGGTGCAAGTTGATCTTCTTCGAGCATGTGGCAGTGAATTGACGGCAAGCAAGTTAGAGCACAAAGTTTGGGCAGCAGTTGCTGATGAAACCGCTTCAGCAGTAAGATATGGTTTTAAAGGTAGAGATATTTATTCATGTTGTTAACATTAGGAATTGTAGAAGTAGAAAAAGAATAACCATTAAGAAAAGGTAAATGATCTTATTGCAAAACAGAATATTGTTTTACCACTGTCCTCGATTCTAGTTAATCTTTTAACACCTTTATTCGGGCTTATGAGTGCCTCTTGTTTTCTAGTTCATGttatgcttttttattattattatgaagaaAAAATGACAAACACTTTGAATGCTTTCTAGAACATCTCTTGGAATCTCCTAGTCATGTCTCTGCTTCAGCATTTCTGGACAACAATGATGACTGCATGGATCAATCTTTCCATCCTAGAAGTGTAAAGGTTGAGTTACCGGTTAGGGTTGATTTTGTTGGGGGTTGGAGCGATACTCCTCCCTGGAGCTTAGAACGTGCTGGTTCTGTTCTAAATATGGCTATAAGTTTAGAAGGTTCTCTTCCAATTGGCACCGCCATAGAGACAACAAAAGCAGCTGGTGTCTTTGTTAATGATGATGCCGGAAATGAGTTACATATTGAAGATCTTACCTCTATTGCTCCTCCATTTGAAAGCAATGATCCATTCCGGCTTGTCAAATCTGCATTGCTTGTGACTGGCATTATCCATGATAATAGTCTTATATCAATGGGTTTGCAAATCAGGACATGGGCCAATGTACCTCGTGGCAGTGGCCTGGGGACTTCAAGCATCTTAGCAGCTGCCGTTGTGAAAGGACTTCTCGAGATAATCGATGGAGATACTAGTAATGAAAATGTTGCAAGACTTGTTTTGGTATTAGAGCAGCTTATGGGAACAGGCGGTGGCTGGCAGGATCAAATTGGAGGTCTATACCCTGGTATTAAATTTACTACAAGTTTTCCTGGAATTCCATTGCGGCTTCAAGTCATCCCACTATTGGCTTCTCCTCCATTAGTTTCAGAATTGCAGCAGCGATTGCTTGTTGTATTTACTGGTCAAGTAAGTATTTTCAGCCTTTCTATATCTGCTTTGAAGCAATGCATAATTATGCTTTTAGAATTAAATGTAATGCAGAGGCAATGTGGTGGTTGTGCAGGTTCGACTTGCACACCAGGTCCTGCAGAAGGTCGTAACTCGGTATCTTCGAAGGGATAACCTTCTTGTGTCAAGCATCAAGCGCCTAGCTGAACTGGCAAAGATCGGGAGGGAATCTTTGATGAATTACGATATAGATGATCTGGGGGAGATAATGTTAGAGGCTTGGAGGTTACATCAAGAACTCGATCCTTACTGCAGTAATGAATTCGTTGATCGACTTTTTGAATTTGCTGACCCCTATTGTTGTGGTTACAAGCTTGTGGGTGCTGGTGGTGGTGGTTTTGCCTTGTTACTTGCCAAGGATGCTAAGCATGCAAAGGAACTAAGAAATTTGCTGGAAGAAGATTCAAGTTTTGATGTTAAAGTCTACGATTGGAACATCTTCTTAGCATAGTTAATTGTATAG
It encodes:
- the LOC107423663 gene encoding bifunctional fucokinase/fucose pyrophosphorylase isoform X1; translated protein: MEAQRWIRGSRTKQKADLAGVLRKSWYHLRLSVRHPSRVPTWDAIVLTAASPEQAELYEWQLNRAKRMGRISPSTVTLAVPDPLGQRIGSGAATLHAIHALAAHYHQKLGISLAPQEQQMAATDNGISEASVVHESSKDENLFLPMVSFIAKRHILLLHAGGDSKRVPWANPMGKVFLPLPYLAADDPDGPVPLLFDHILAIASCARPAFKNEGGIFIMTGDVLPCFDAFTMNLPEDTSCIITVPITLDVASNHGVVVASKSGNLEKSYNVSLVDNLLQKPSLEELSKNKAILEDGRTLLDTGIIAVRGKGWLDLVTVALAFQPMISELLKSRKEISLYEDLVAAWVPAKHEWLRQRPMGEELVNRLGKQKMFSYCAYDLLFLHFGTSSEVLDHLSGTGSELVGRRHLCSIPATNVSDIASSAVVLSSKIAPGVSIGDDSLVYDSSISSGIQIGSLSIVVGVNVPKVNDTTENPFRFMLPDRHCLWEVPLVGCTERVIVYCGLHDNPKDSLSKGGTFCGKPWRKVLFDLGIQERDLWSSSGNHEKCLWNAKIFPIHSYFEMLNLASWLMGLSELKSEQLLALWRSLRRISLEELHRSIDFSKMCTGSSIHQADLAAGIAKACINYGMLGRNLSQLCEEILQKEVLGLEICKDFLDMCPKLLEQNSKILPKSRAFQVQVDLLRACGSELTASKLEHKVWAAVADETASAVRYGFKEHLLESPSHVSASAFLDNNDDCMDQSFHPRSVKVELPVRVDFVGGWSDTPPWSLERAGSVLNMAISLEGSLPIGTAIETTKAAGVFVNDDAGNELHIEDLTSIAPPFESNDPFRLVKSALLVTGIIHDNSLISMGLQIRTWANVPRGSGLGTSSILAAAVVKGLLEIIDGDTSNENVARLVLVLEQLMGTGGGWQDQIGGLYPGIKFTTSFPGIPLRLQVIPLLASPPLVSELQQRLLVVFTGQVRLAHQVLQKVVTRYLRRDNLLVSSIKRLAELAKIGRESLMNYDIDDLGEIMLEAWRLHQELDPYCSNEFVDRLFEFADPYCCGYKLVGAGGGGFALLLAKDAKHAKELRNLLEEDSSFDVKVYDWNIFLA
- the LOC107423663 gene encoding bifunctional fucokinase/fucose pyrophosphorylase isoform X2, producing the protein MEAQRWIRGSRTKQKADLAGVLRKSWYHLRLSVRHPSRVPTWDAIVLTAASPEQAELYEWQLNRAKRMGRISPSTVTLAVPDPLGQRIGSGAATLHAIHALAAHYHQKLGISLAPQMAATDNGISEASVVHESSKDENLFLPMVSFIAKRHILLLHAGGDSKRVPWANPMGKVFLPLPYLAADDPDGPVPLLFDHILAIASCARPAFKNEGGIFIMTGDVLPCFDAFTMNLPEDTSCIITVPITLDVASNHGVVVASKSGNLEKSYNVSLVDNLLQKPSLEELSKNKAILEDGRTLLDTGIIAVRGKGWLDLVTVALAFQPMISELLKSRKEISLYEDLVAAWVPAKHEWLRQRPMGEELVNRLGKQKMFSYCAYDLLFLHFGTSSEVLDHLSGTGSELVGRRHLCSIPATNVSDIASSAVVLSSKIAPGVSIGDDSLVYDSSISSGIQIGSLSIVVGVNVPKVNDTTENPFRFMLPDRHCLWEVPLVGCTERVIVYCGLHDNPKDSLSKGGTFCGKPWRKVLFDLGIQERDLWSSSGNHEKCLWNAKIFPIHSYFEMLNLASWLMGLSELKSEQLLALWRSLRRISLEELHRSIDFSKMCTGSSIHQADLAAGIAKACINYGMLGRNLSQLCEEILQKEVLGLEICKDFLDMCPKLLEQNSKILPKSRAFQVQVDLLRACGSELTASKLEHKVWAAVADETASAVRYGFKEHLLESPSHVSASAFLDNNDDCMDQSFHPRSVKVELPVRVDFVGGWSDTPPWSLERAGSVLNMAISLEGSLPIGTAIETTKAAGVFVNDDAGNELHIEDLTSIAPPFESNDPFRLVKSALLVTGIIHDNSLISMGLQIRTWANVPRGSGLGTSSILAAAVVKGLLEIIDGDTSNENVARLVLVLEQLMGTGGGWQDQIGGLYPGIKFTTSFPGIPLRLQVIPLLASPPLVSELQQRLLVVFTGQVRLAHQVLQKVVTRYLRRDNLLVSSIKRLAELAKIGRESLMNYDIDDLGEIMLEAWRLHQELDPYCSNEFVDRLFEFADPYCCGYKLVGAGGGGFALLLAKDAKHAKELRNLLEEDSSFDVKVYDWNIFLA
- the LOC107423663 gene encoding bifunctional fucokinase/fucose pyrophosphorylase isoform X3 codes for the protein MAAQPRQADGPNLSLHRHPSRPRSPRPAYRLRRCHSPRHSRPRRPLPPEARHFSRPAGGIFIMTGDVLPCFDAFTMNLPEDTSCIITVPITLDVASNHGVVVASKSGNLEKSYNVSLVDNLLQKPSLEELSKNKAILEDGRTLLDTGIIAVRGKGWLDLVTVALAFQPMISELLKSRKEISLYEDLVAAWVPAKHEWLRQRPMGEELVNRLGKQKMFSYCAYDLLFLHFGTSSEVLDHLSGTGSELVGRRHLCSIPATNVSDIASSAVVLSSKIAPGVSIGDDSLVYDSSISSGIQIGSLSIVVGVNVPKVNDTTENPFRFMLPDRHCLWEVPLVGCTERVIVYCGLHDNPKDSLSKGGTFCGKPWRKVLFDLGIQERDLWSSSGNHEKCLWNAKIFPIHSYFEMLNLASWLMGLSELKSEQLLALWRSLRRISLEELHRSIDFSKMCTGSSIHQADLAAGIAKACINYGMLGRNLSQLCEEILQKEVLGLEICKDFLDMCPKLLEQNSKILPKSRAFQVQVDLLRACGSELTASKLEHKVWAAVADETASAVRYGFKEHLLESPSHVSASAFLDNNDDCMDQSFHPRSVKVELPVRVDFVGGWSDTPPWSLERAGSVLNMAISLEGSLPIGTAIETTKAAGVFVNDDAGNELHIEDLTSIAPPFESNDPFRLVKSALLVTGIIHDNSLISMGLQIRTWANVPRGSGLGTSSILAAAVVKGLLEIIDGDTSNENVARLVLVLEQLMGTGGGWQDQIGGLYPGIKFTTSFPGIPLRLQVIPLLASPPLVSELQQRLLVVFTGQVRLAHQVLQKVVTRYLRRDNLLVSSIKRLAELAKIGRESLMNYDIDDLGEIMLEAWRLHQELDPYCSNEFVDRLFEFADPYCCGYKLVGAGGGGFALLLAKDAKHAKELRNLLEEDSSFDVKVYDWNIFLA
- the LOC107423663 gene encoding bifunctional fucokinase/fucose pyrophosphorylase isoform X4 — protein: MTGDVLPCFDAFTMNLPEDTSCIITVPITLDVASNHGVVVASKSGNLEKSYNVSLVDNLLQKPSLEELSKNKAILEDGRTLLDTGIIAVRGKGWLDLVTVALAFQPMISELLKSRKEISLYEDLVAAWVPAKHEWLRQRPMGEELVNRLGKQKMFSYCAYDLLFLHFGTSSEVLDHLSGTGSELVGRRHLCSIPATNVSDIASSAVVLSSKIAPGVSIGDDSLVYDSSISSGIQIGSLSIVVGVNVPKVNDTTENPFRFMLPDRHCLWEVPLVGCTERVIVYCGLHDNPKDSLSKGGTFCGKPWRKVLFDLGIQERDLWSSSGNHEKCLWNAKIFPIHSYFEMLNLASWLMGLSELKSEQLLALWRSLRRISLEELHRSIDFSKMCTGSSIHQADLAAGIAKACINYGMLGRNLSQLCEEILQKEVLGLEICKDFLDMCPKLLEQNSKILPKSRAFQVQVDLLRACGSELTASKLEHKVWAAVADETASAVRYGFKEHLLESPSHVSASAFLDNNDDCMDQSFHPRSVKVELPVRVDFVGGWSDTPPWSLERAGSVLNMAISLEGSLPIGTAIETTKAAGVFVNDDAGNELHIEDLTSIAPPFESNDPFRLVKSALLVTGIIHDNSLISMGLQIRTWANVPRGSGLGTSSILAAAVVKGLLEIIDGDTSNENVARLVLVLEQLMGTGGGWQDQIGGLYPGIKFTTSFPGIPLRLQVIPLLASPPLVSELQQRLLVVFTGQVRLAHQVLQKVVTRYLRRDNLLVSSIKRLAELAKIGRESLMNYDIDDLGEIMLEAWRLHQELDPYCSNEFVDRLFEFADPYCCGYKLVGAGGGGFALLLAKDAKHAKELRNLLEEDSSFDVKVYDWNIFLA